A region of the Pricia mediterranea genome:
AAACCATTAAAGGATACGGTCAAGGAGATGCCGGTGAAGCCAGCAACGTATCCCACCAGACCAAGAAAATGGACGAAGAGGGACTCCGGTATTTTCGGGACTACTTTAATGTGCCCCTTTCCGACGACGACCTGGAGGACATTCCTTTTATAAAACCCGAAGAGGAAAGCGATGTCCACCAGTACCTGCAAGAGCGACGAAAAGAACTCGGCGGTTACATCCCGCAACGAAAAGACCGAAGCGATGCCTTGACAGGACCGGATCCCGCAATTTTTGAAAAATTTTTCGAAGGTTCGGGCGATAGCGAGGTGGCCACGACCGGGGTACTGGTAAAGATCCTGAGCCAACTGCTCAAGGATGAAAACCTAGGCCATTTGGTAACGCCTATCATTCCCGATGAATCGCGCACTTTCGGACTCGAACCCCTGTTCCGGCAGGCGGGCATTTTCGCACCCGAAGGTCAGAGCTACGAGCCCGTCGATAAAGAGACCTTGCTTTACTACAAAGAGGCCAAGGACGGAGCGGTTCTTGAGGAAGGAATCACCGAGGCCGGGTGTATGGCGGAGTTTATCGCGGCGGGTACCGCTTATCTGGACCACGGACTCAATATGATTCCCTTTTATTTTTTCTATTCCATGTTCGGCTTCCAACGCACCGGCGACCTGATGTGGGCCGCTGCCGATGCCGGGGCCAAGGGCTTTTTAATCGGAGGCATCGCCGGCCGTACCAGCCTGCCCGGCGAGGGTCTGCAACACCAAGACGGCCAAAGCCAGCTGTACGCCTATGCCTTTCCAAACCTGATGGCCTATGACCCCGCCTTTGCCTATGAGATGGCCGTCATCGTGCAGGACGGCATCCGGCGAATGTACACGGACAAGGAAAATATTTTCTATTATATTACCGCGGGGAATACCACCTATAGTATGCCCGAGATGCCGGAAGATTGCGAAGAAGACATTCTAAAAGGTCTGTACCGCTTTAAAAAATCCACCCAGGAAAAGGAAAGAAAAGCCTACCTGTTCGGGAGCGGAGCGATTATGACGGAAGTGCTCTCCGCCGCCGAGCAGCTGGAACAAGAATACGAAGTAAGTACGGATGTGTGGAGCATTACCAGCTACAAACGACTTTATGACGATGCCATCGATACCGAAAGGGACAACCGGACCAAGGCGCAATTGAACCCCCGGCCCAACTATATCCAAGAATGTCTCCAGGGCGAAAAAGGGGTGTTCGTCGCCGCCTCCGACTACGTAAAGACCCTGCCGGAATCGATTGCCAAATGGTTCCCCCATAAATTAACGGCCTTGGGCACCGACGGCTTTGGCCGCAGCGATACCCGCGCCGAACTGCGAAAATTTTTCGAAGTGAACGCCGACCATATTTGCTATGCGGCATTGTACGACCTCGCAGCGCGCGGGGATTTACCGACGGAAACCTTGCAAGAAGCCGCCAAAAAATTGAATATTGATGCGAATGCGAAAAACCCGCGTACGAGGGACTTGTAAGAGACGAAGCTACTAGAACCATCTCCTTTGCCCGGCCCTTGATGGGTTTTATAAATTATGGATTTGGGAGGTAACGGCAGGCGGCCACGCTGGGGAGGGATAGGTCGCCGAACGGACCATCAAAAAATCTTAACAATAAAAATCAGTTATGGCTAAAGAAATAAAAGTACCCCAAATCGCGGAAGGCGCCGATACGGCTACCGTAACCGAAGTTTTGGTCGTGGAAGGGGATAGTATCGAGAAAGACCAAAGTTTGATCGTGGTGGAATCGGATAAGGCCTCGGTCGAAATCCCCTGCCCCGAAGCCGGTACGGTACAGTCCATCAAAGTGGCCGAGGGTGATGAGCTACACGTGGGCGATGTCATTCTCAGTCTCGAAACGGCGGATTCCGAAGCGTCCGGCGATGATGGGGACAAAGCGGACGATGCAACGAACGCCGAATCAGACGGGGATTCGTCTCAACAGGATGAGGACAAGGATGATGACGAAGCAACCGAGGACTCTTCATCCCAAGAAAAAGCGGACAAAGGAGAAAAGCAAGCCAGTGACTCCCCACAAAAGGAAACCGGGAAGAACGATGACGAAGGAGCAGGGGATGCCTCAGCGGAAGGTCAAGCCGGTGACCCCGCAACCCAGGGGAAAGCGGACAAAAAGGAAAAGCAGACTGACAAGACCCCGACCCAGGAAAAGGCCGGAAAGGAAGATGCCGAAGCAACTGGGGGCAGCTTCTCAAATGATGAGGCCGACCAGACCTCGCCCCAAGATGAAGCCAAGAAAGACGATGGCGGAAATAATGGGAATACGGAGACCCATAAAGATAAGAACGATGAGGGAGCGCAACAAGACGGGGACGACTACGACGTCGATTCCGATTCCGACGTCGATTCCGATTCCGGTCGTGAGCCGGAAACGGCCGCGGAGTCCAAAAAAGAAACAAAGGCTCCTGAAATTGGCGCCGCCCCGGGGGTACGCCGTCTGGCCCGGGAACTGGGCGTGGACCTCAGCGCGGTGAAAGGCAGTGGCGAGACGGGCCATATCAGCCAAAAAGATGTAAAGAACCATATAAAAAACAGCGGTGGAAAACCGGCGAAGTCCGAATCCCTATCCTTGGCGGACTTCACAAAATGGGGCGAGATAGAGACCCGACCACTCTCCGGTATCCGACGTGCCACGGCCGAAACCGTTTCGGAATCATGGCGTAGCATTCCCCACGTGTTCCAGTTTGAGGAGGCAGAACTATCGGGCATTGAGGAGTATATCGAAAAACACTCCGAAAAGGCAGAAGAGGCCGGCGGCAAGCTCACCCTTACCGCGGTGCTGGTAAAAGTTGCCGCGGCGGCCTTGCGTCAATTCCCTAAGTTCAATGCGAGTATTGATATGGCTCGGGAAGAGCTTATCCTTAAAAGCTATGTGAACATCGGGATTGCCGTGGACACGGAAAGAGGGCTGTTGGTGCCTGTGCTGAGGGATGTAGACCGGAAATCCATTATCGACCTTTCCCTCGAAATCACCGAACTCGCCCAAAAAGCGCGGGAGGGTCAACTTAGTCCAGATGCGATGCAGGGCGGCAACTTCACCGTTTCTAATCTAGGCGGAATCGGCGGCACCGGCTTTACGCCCATTATCCTTCCTCCGCAAGTAGCCATCCTCGGGGTGTCGCGTGCCAAGAAGAAACCCGTTTTTCTGGACGGAAAATTCGGGGGGCGCACCCTATTGCCCCTTAGCCTATCGTACGACCATCGCCTGATCGATGGGGCCCAGGGCGCCCGCTTTCTGGACTGGATCGCCCGAGCCCTCGAAGACCCGTATTCCGCTTTACTGGAAGGATAAAAACTGCTACAGGGCTGCTATGCTTCTTCGCTACAGCTCACCATCCATTTGATACCGAACTTGTCGGTACAACTGCCGAAGTAATCGCCCCAGAACTGCTCCCTCAGGTGCAGTTCGATTTCCCCGCCTTCGGAAAGGGCTTGGAAAAGACGGTCGGCCTCCGCTTTTTTCTCAGGTTCGAGTAAGATATGCACGTTGTTCCCCACGTCAAGGCTCGAAGCGGCGCTTGTCAGCACATCGGAAGCCATTAAGACGGTATTTTCCGCTATGGGTAAGGCAATGTACATGATACGGTCGTGGTCTTCCGAGGTGAGGTTGGGGTTATCGGGGCCGTCGGCCATCCTTTGAAGGGTGAGAAACTCTCTCCCGAATACAAATCGGTAAAATTCAAAGGCTTCTTCCGCCTGACCGTCAAAATTTAAATAAGGGTGCACTTTCATAAAATTGGATTCTAAGAAATACGTTAGGGCCTGTTAGTACTGACCATTGGATAATTGACTACTTTAAATTAAGATATGACATTGGTAGCAGGGCAACTGTTGGTAACGCCATAAATTTTAACCCTAAACCAACTTCATTTTTTTTCACCTGCTACATCCATTAACGTCAATATTCATGCGGAACGGGTCAATGTCTTTTTCCATAAACTTTATCTTTAACTTATCTAAATAATACACCATGGCAGAAATCAAAATAAGAAAGAAGCGTCCCGTTTGGCCCTGGATTCTTGTGGTGCTGGTCATCTTGGCCGTAATCGCTTTCTACATTCTTGGCCAGAACAACGAAGAGCAAGGCGAACCTCCGAAAATAGGACAGGATGAACGGATGGAAAATGATACGGTACAGCAGTCCTCCCTATCCAAAAATGGAGGCTTCAATTTCATTGGATGGGCCTAGTCAGAATAATAGCAGTTTGGATGGCCCGTAATTCTAAATCAAACCCTTAGCATGAAGAAAAAAGAAAAATATTTATACTATTTAAACGAACTTTCGGACTACAAGGTCGATGACAAGTATGCTGATGTACGCGACTGGGTCGTCAAGGATGCGACCATGCGGCCTATCGGCACGGTCACGAATCTTTTGGTCAACAAAATTTCCGAGCGGGTGGTCTATCTCGATGTCGAGGTCGAGCCATCGATTATCGATGCTAAGCATGACCCGTACAAAGGGCCTGCGAATAGCGAAGTTCGTGAATTCATCAATGAAAAAGGGGAGAACCACATCATTATTCCCATCGGACTTGTCGATATCAACATGGCGGAAGAATATGTCTTTACCGAAGAGATCGACCATAAAACCTTTGCGGAAACCAAAAGGATTCGGAGGGACACTCCCATCGTTAGAGATTACGAAAATGCTGTTTTGGATTCCTACGGGCGCAGGTACGTACATACCCCTGCAAACCGGAAAGCCGACGCCGCCGAAGGCACTGACGAAGTGGTCCGGGAAAGCCGCATGGATAAAATCAAAGACCGACATAGCATCGGGGAGTATCGCGATGATGATAGTTTTGATAAAAATTTTAAAGCAGGGACGCAGCAGCGTTCTAACGAAAACGACAGGGACCAAGCCTACGACGAGCAGGCTGAAAGGGAATTTTATGGCAGAAGCGAGTTTGACGATTCCCGATTCCATCGAAAGAAGGAATAACCACTCCATCGTATTATCGATCGTATTATCATATGCCAAGAGACTAACCTCCGAGTATTAAAGCTCAGGTAATTGCAAGGCGAGGCAGACAATTCCGGTTGCTCCGTCAATGCGACGTTCGAACTCTTTGCTTCCATCATGCTGAATGCGGAAAAACAAAAGTGGATGCAATCCATCTTTTGCGACAAACATCTCATTTTTTACGTCAAATTATTTTCGCAAATCAAGCTATATTTTACCCAGTTATTTACAATAATTAAAATCACAACGCTATGATTCACAGTAAACTATTTGGCATTTTAGTGCTGGTCGGCATCTTCGTCACATCTTGTGGGGAAAAGAAAAAAGATGTCGATGCGGCCGAAAAATTGGATGAGGCACTAAGCGTAGAGGCCTACGAAAACAGTAAGGAAGACAGCATACAGTCCGCCGTGGACGCGATAATCGATCGTGAAGATTTTGCGACCCTGACCAAGGGGCTAAAATCCGCCGAACTTATTGAAACCCTAGACGGTAAGGATTCGATCAGCCTGTTCGCCCCCACAAACGACGCCTTTTCAAAACTTCCGGAAGGTAAGGTCGCCGACCTGATGCAGCCCGCCGGTAAAAACACCCTTATTTCTATCTTGAAGTATCATGTTGTCAAGGGCAACCACAGCCTCGACGACTTAAAGTCACAATTAAACGAAAATAACGGGGCCTTGGAGCTCGAGACCCTTGAGGGCGAAGTACTGAAAGTTTCAATGGAAAACGACGAACTGCTGCTGACCGACCCCAACGGTAACACGGCGAAAATCGTCAAATCGGATATCGCTGCAAGTAAGGACGCCATCTTCGGTATCGATAACGTGCTGAAGCCTGATCAATTATAGGGCTTGGAAGGGTTGAGAATCGATTCCATACCGTTATGTTATGAAGGCCAGGTTAAACGATAGCAAATGTTTCAGCGTATTCGTTTCTCCTAAAGAAACAGTCCATGAAACTTGTAGCTGTGGCATGCTTTAAAAGCGTTAAAACGGATTTTAATTCCGACGCCCTCAGCGACTATGAGGCCTTGAGCCGCTCGATTTCCCATCGTGCCGTAGGCGTGCTCTATCGACCGGAATATGAAAGCCTCGGCCATTATGTGCCGACCGCCGTGCCCAAGCGCTACGACCATTTCTTGTTTTTCGATACCACCGAGGCCCTGCATCCGATGGATGTGGATGTCGAAAGTTCAAAAGTTCCCGAAACTTTTCCCTTCGGAATATAAAAAATAGGGCTGTCGCGTGTTAGGATGCAGCATTCTTACTCACAGAATTAAACTACTATTGCCATAAGGCGATAGGTTTGGAACCGATAAAAATCGGCTCAAGCGCAGATAAACCAAAACCCAATAACAATTAACTCAATAACCCGATAACTTCAATATATGGACGAAATTATTGAACATTCCGAAAAAGGTGCCCGTACCGGAGACGAAGAAGTAATCGTTATTACCGGCAGTAGTGGGCTGATCGGTTTTACATTGATCGAGCGGCTGGCAAAAAAGTACAGGGTGGTCGGGCTTGATAGGCTTGGTCCCCCCTACCCGCCCCTTCAGGCCGAATGCGTCAATTTCGATATTACCGATGAAAAGGCCATTGATGCCGCGATGGAACGTATCCGTTACGGGTATGGCAGCAAGATTGCCTCGGTCATACACCTCGCCGCCTTCTATGATTTCGGACAAAAAGATAGTCCCAAATACCAGGAAATTAACGTGGAGGGCACCAAAAAATTTTTGGGACAATTGCAGGATTTCGAGGTGGACCAGTTTGTATTCTCCAGTTCGAACCTCATCTATAAACCCACCGAACCCGGGAAAAAAATAGATGAGGACTGCCCCGTGGAAGCCCAGTGGGGCTATCCGGAAAGTAAGATCCAGACCGAAGGCCTCATCAAAGAGAACAACCACGATATCCCCGCTGTATTTTTGCGTGTCGCGGGAGTCTATACCGATTATGGACACTCCATTCCCATTACACAACAGATCAAACGGATTTATGAAAAGGAATTTGTAAGCCACTTCTATTCGGGCGATTTGGACCACGGCGATGTGTTCGTACACTTGAACGACGTGGTCGATGCCGTTGAGAAAACTGTGGAAAGACGCGGGGAACTGCCCGATGAGCTTGCCCTCAACATCGGGGAGCCGACGACCCCCACCTATCGCGAACTGCAGGATAACATCGGAAATCTCTTATATGGAAAGGAATGGGAAACCTACGAAGTGCCCAAGCCCCTGGCCAAGGCGGGGGCGTGGACCCGCGACCTCTTTGGCGATCCCTTTATAAAACCTTGGATGATCGACCGCGCAGAGGGACATTTCGAACTCGATATCGGTCGCGCCAAAAAGTATTTGGACTGGGAACCCCAACACCGGGTGCTGGATACCCTGCCCAGAATGATCGATAACCTCAAGACCGATTCCAAGAAATGGTACAAAAAAAATAATTTGGATTGACTATGGCCGAACTGACTGAACGTATACCACCGGGTTGGGACTATAATCCCGCGACCTGGTCGCAGCGAATACCCATAGTGATACTGGCCCTAGTAGGCTTCGTCATCGCTACCTACCTTTCGTTGTACCAGCTCGATTATATCGACACGGTGTGGGAGCCCTTTTTTGGCGATGGCAGCGTTACCATCTTGAATTCGAAAATCTCGCACATTCTACCGATTCCGGATGCCGCCCTTGGGGCTTTCGGATATTTGGTCGATGCCGTAACGGGCGTAATCGGCGGCACCTACCGCTGGCGCAAAATGCCCTGGATAGTCATTGTTTTCGGCCTGGCAGTGGGGCCCTTGGGCTTTGTAAGCGTTATGCTGGTTGTGTTCCAACCTGTACTTTTCTCGGCCTGGTGCTCCCTCTGCCTGGCCTCCGCCATCGTTTCCATCGCCATGATCGGCCCCGCGATGGACGAAATGCTGGCCAGCCTGCAGTTTATGCAACGGGCCAAAAAAGCGGGGGCATCGACCTGGAAAATTTTTTGGGGCGTGTCCTCCGAAATTGAAAAAGTGAAGTGAGTTTTGGTGGCCGACGATAGACGGTGGACGGTGGACTATAAACTGTAGATGAAAAACCAACGAGTAAGAACTAACGACCAAAGACTAAAGACTAACGAAATGTGGGCTAAAATTTTAAACATCATTTTGGGACTGTGGTTAATGACGGCACCCGCGGTCTTTTCTTACGGGAAGGCGGCCTCGGACAACGGCCATATCATAGGACCGATCATCATCACCTTTTCGGTAGTATCATTGTGGGAGGCCACCCATGTGGTGCGTAAATGGAATTACCCCTTCGCACTGTGGTTACTGTTGTCACCATGGCTACTAGATTATCAAGCCACAACCGCCATTTCGAGCGATATAATAACGGGCGTCCTGATCATGATATTATCCACTGTCGGACAACACATAGAGAATCGATACGGAGGTGGATGGTCCGCACTCTTGGATAAAGAGCCCGAACATATAGAGCACGCCCAAAAACGAAAGATCGAATAGGCGCCGAATTCCCCGTATAGCCAGTAAGATACGGTTTAGAAAGAAGTTGATTTTTCGATATTTTTTAATTATGTTTTAACTCAATATCAGAACCTATGCAGATACAGACCCTAGTAGTACCCGTTGATTTCTCCGATACGGCCGAAAAAGCTGTCCATTACGCGACGGCCCTGGCCAAGAAACTAAATTCCGAGCTTATTTTCGCACATGGTTATACCCCGGTGCAGGCTCCCAATGCCAGTGCCAGTATGTCTTCGACCAATATTCCGCCCGCCCAAAATGTAGTCACTCATGAAGAATTGGCGCGTCAGAGGATGGAGGAATTTTTAGACGGATTTCCGGAAATTTCGAACACAAGACATACCGTATCCGTAATGTTGGGATCCATTACCGATGTTGTCCGTGAGACCGTCCGAGAAAAAAAGGTGGACTTGGTCGTAACGGCTACCGAGGGTGCCGACGAGCTAAAGGGTTTCTTCGTAGGCACGAACAGTGAAAAACTGAGCCGGGAAGCTCCCTGTCCCGTACTTATCGTTCCCGATGACGTGAAAAATTACAAAATCGATACGGTATGTTTGGCCCTGGACACTAAAGATCCAGAAAATTCCGTAAGTCCGGAGCTATTGATGGCACTAGTGAACGCCTTCGACGCCAAGCTAAGAATCATTCATATTTCAGAGGATGAGGATACCACGGCCAAGAAGACAGAGTTGATAGACCAGTATCAAAATACATTGGGGAAGACTCGCCACTCCTTCCATGTATTCCATGGCGATAATCCCCAAGATGGTATCACCAAGTTTCTGGACGAAAACCCTATCGATCTTCTAACTTTGGTACACCGGGAACATGGGTTTTTCGAGCGGATTTTTCAACCCGGCATCCGAAAGAAACTCGTGTTTTCTGCCGATATCCCCTTGCTCATCCTAAAATAAAAATCCATACCTGATAACATCGCAGTCCCTACTTTCGATTTATGAACAAAATTACACGACAGACCCATTGGGAAAAATTCAAGGGGGCCATCGCCCCCATTTTCTCGGGTGATCTGGTTTCGGGCATCCTTATGGTAGCTTCCGTCATCATCGCCCTGGTATGGGCTAATTCGCCTTGGTCGGATGCCTTTCACGAATTTTGGGAATATCCACTGAAAATTGAATTCAACGAGGCGCAACTGAGTATGACCTTGCACCAATTCGTGAACGATGGCCTGATGGCCATTTTCTTTTTTACGATCGGACTGGAAATCAAAAGGGAAATCATCGCAGGTGAACTCTCGAACCTTAAAAAGGCCATGCTACCGATTTTGTGCGCTATCGGCGGTATCGTGTTTCCCGCCCTGATCTACGTCGTACTTAATTACGGGGATCCGACGGTGACCGGCTGGGGTATCCCTATGGCCACCGACATCGTCTTTGCCTTGGTCTTATTGACCCTGGTAGGCAGCAAAAAAGTGCCGCTTGCCCTAAAAGTCTTCGTTACGGCACTTGCAGTGGTCGACGATCTTTTTG
Encoded here:
- a CDS encoding vitamin K epoxide reductase family protein encodes the protein MAELTERIPPGWDYNPATWSQRIPIVILALVGFVIATYLSLYQLDYIDTVWEPFFGDGSVTILNSKISHILPIPDAALGAFGYLVDAVTGVIGGTYRWRKMPWIVIVFGLAVGPLGFVSVMLVVFQPVLFSAWCSLCLASAIVSIAMIGPAMDEMLASLQFMQRAKKAGASTWKIFWGVSSEIEKVK
- the aceE gene encoding pyruvate dehydrogenase (acetyl-transferring), homodimeric type, giving the protein MAKAKKTSETRNGPSDMQLENKEWLASFRWVMENESRERASELLQLLQSEAGKSGIRPQQPFTTPYINTLSTEAETAYPGPLDIEEKLMGYIRWNAMAMVARANREHSGIGGHISTYASISNLWEVGFNHFFKVYEDGSADNIYFQGHASPGIYSRAYLEGRLAKVQLENFRREIHSEKGLTSYPHPRLMPDFWVHPTVSMGLAPIMAIYQARFNQYLHHRGLTETNDKKVWAFLGDGEMDEPEARGAISIAARDKLENLIFVVDCNLQRLDGPVRGNHKIIQELEGLFRGAGWNVIKVLWGSEWDALFEKDKQNKLIQRLNKMPDGQLQKLAFEGGEYIKEQLFGDDEDLKAVVENISPSELERFRRGGHDPSKIYNAYKAAVEQKGRPSIILAQTIKGYGQGDAGEASNVSHQTKKMDEEGLRYFRDYFNVPLSDDDLEDIPFIKPEEESDVHQYLQERRKELGGYIPQRKDRSDALTGPDPAIFEKFFEGSGDSEVATTGVLVKILSQLLKDENLGHLVTPIIPDESRTFGLEPLFRQAGIFAPEGQSYEPVDKETLLYYKEAKDGAVLEEGITEAGCMAEFIAAGTAYLDHGLNMIPFYFFYSMFGFQRTGDLMWAAADAGAKGFLIGGIAGRTSLPGEGLQHQDGQSQLYAYAFPNLMAYDPAFAYEMAVIVQDGIRRMYTDKENIFYYITAGNTTYSMPEMPEDCEEDILKGLYRFKKSTQEKERKAYLFGSGAIMTEVLSAAEQLEQEYEVSTDVWSITSYKRLYDDAIDTERDNRTKAQLNPRPNYIQECLQGEKGVFVAASDYVKTLPESIAKWFPHKLTALGTDGFGRSDTRAELRKFFEVNADHICYAALYDLAARGDLPTETLQEAAKKLNIDANAKNPRTRDL
- a CDS encoding NAD-dependent epimerase/dehydratase family protein: MDEIIEHSEKGARTGDEEVIVITGSSGLIGFTLIERLAKKYRVVGLDRLGPPYPPLQAECVNFDITDEKAIDAAMERIRYGYGSKIASVIHLAAFYDFGQKDSPKYQEINVEGTKKFLGQLQDFEVDQFVFSSSNLIYKPTEPGKKIDEDCPVEAQWGYPESKIQTEGLIKENNHDIPAVFLRVAGVYTDYGHSIPITQQIKRIYEKEFVSHFYSGDLDHGDVFVHLNDVVDAVEKTVERRGELPDELALNIGEPTTPTYRELQDNIGNLLYGKEWETYEVPKPLAKAGAWTRDLFGDPFIKPWMIDRAEGHFELDIGRAKKYLDWEPQHRVLDTLPRMIDNLKTDSKKWYKKNNLD
- a CDS encoding photosystem reaction center subunit H; the protein is MKKKEKYLYYLNELSDYKVDDKYADVRDWVVKDATMRPIGTVTNLLVNKISERVVYLDVEVEPSIIDAKHDPYKGPANSEVREFINEKGENHIIIPIGLVDINMAEEYVFTEEIDHKTFAETKRIRRDTPIVRDYENAVLDSYGRRYVHTPANRKADAAEGTDEVVRESRMDKIKDRHSIGEYRDDDSFDKNFKAGTQQRSNENDRDQAYDEQAEREFYGRSEFDDSRFHRKKE
- a CDS encoding VOC family protein, translated to MKVHPYLNFDGQAEEAFEFYRFVFGREFLTLQRMADGPDNPNLTSEDHDRIMYIALPIAENTVLMASDVLTSAASSLDVGNNVHILLEPEKKAEADRLFQALSEGGEIELHLREQFWGDYFGSCTDKFGIKWMVSCSEEA
- a CDS encoding 2-oxo acid dehydrogenase subunit E2, which translates into the protein MAKEIKVPQIAEGADTATVTEVLVVEGDSIEKDQSLIVVESDKASVEIPCPEAGTVQSIKVAEGDELHVGDVILSLETADSEASGDDGDKADDATNAESDGDSSQQDEDKDDDEATEDSSSQEKADKGEKQASDSPQKETGKNDDEGAGDASAEGQAGDPATQGKADKKEKQTDKTPTQEKAGKEDAEATGGSFSNDEADQTSPQDEAKKDDGGNNGNTETHKDKNDEGAQQDGDDYDVDSDSDVDSDSGREPETAAESKKETKAPEIGAAPGVRRLARELGVDLSAVKGSGETGHISQKDVKNHIKNSGGKPAKSESLSLADFTKWGEIETRPLSGIRRATAETVSESWRSIPHVFQFEEAELSGIEEYIEKHSEKAEEAGGKLTLTAVLVKVAAAALRQFPKFNASIDMAREELILKSYVNIGIAVDTERGLLVPVLRDVDRKSIIDLSLEITELAQKAREGQLSPDAMQGGNFTVSNLGGIGGTGFTPIILPPQVAILGVSRAKKKPVFLDGKFGGRTLLPLSLSYDHRLIDGAQGARFLDWIARALEDPYSALLEG
- a CDS encoding SPW repeat domain-containing protein; this translates as MWAKILNIILGLWLMTAPAVFSYGKAASDNGHIIGPIIITFSVVSLWEATHVVRKWNYPFALWLLLSPWLLDYQATTAISSDIITGVLIMILSTVGQHIENRYGGGWSALLDKEPEHIEHAQKRKIE
- a CDS encoding fasciclin domain-containing protein — encoded protein: MIHSKLFGILVLVGIFVTSCGEKKKDVDAAEKLDEALSVEAYENSKEDSIQSAVDAIIDREDFATLTKGLKSAELIETLDGKDSISLFAPTNDAFSKLPEGKVADLMQPAGKNTLISILKYHVVKGNHSLDDLKSQLNENNGALELETLEGEVLKVSMENDELLLTDPNGNTAKIVKSDIAASKDAIFGIDNVLKPDQL
- a CDS encoding erythromycin esterase family protein, encoding MKLVAVACFKSVKTDFNSDALSDYEALSRSISHRAVGVLYRPEYESLGHYVPTAVPKRYDHFLFFDTTEALHPMDVDVESSKVPETFPFGI
- a CDS encoding universal stress protein; the protein is MQIQTLVVPVDFSDTAEKAVHYATALAKKLNSELIFAHGYTPVQAPNASASMSSTNIPPAQNVVTHEELARQRMEEFLDGFPEISNTRHTVSVMLGSITDVVRETVREKKVDLVVTATEGADELKGFFVGTNSEKLSREAPCPVLIVPDDVKNYKIDTVCLALDTKDPENSVSPELLMALVNAFDAKLRIIHISEDEDTTAKKTELIDQYQNTLGKTRHSFHVFHGDNPQDGITKFLDENPIDLLTLVHREHGFFERIFQPGIRKKLVFSADIPLLILK